In the genome of Deinococcus deserti VCD115, one region contains:
- a CDS encoding pyridoxamine 5'-phosphate oxidase family protein — MSGTSREDAIKKIAGIISDVKFAMLTVINEEGHLHAHPMTTQQTEFDGDVWFIGSRSSHQVSHMRARPQVNVSYSEPNKGVYVSINGTAELVEDRAKLDELWSDFYKAFFAGGKEDPDIQLIKIHAHGAEYWESDGKLQTLFKMARSAVTGKTNPTGKNETIAL; from the coding sequence ATGAGTGGAACGAGCCGAGAAGACGCCATCAAAAAGATTGCTGGCATTATCAGTGACGTCAAATTCGCGATGCTGACGGTCATCAACGAAGAGGGCCACCTCCACGCCCACCCCATGACGACCCAGCAGACTGAGTTCGACGGGGACGTCTGGTTTATTGGAAGCCGGTCAAGCCATCAGGTGAGCCATATGCGTGCCCGGCCACAGGTCAATGTCAGCTACTCCGAGCCCAATAAAGGCGTGTACGTCAGCATCAACGGCACGGCAGAACTGGTCGAGGACCGCGCCAAACTTGATGAGCTGTGGAGCGACTTCTACAAGGCCTTCTTTGCCGGAGGTAAGGAAGATCCGGACATTCAGCTGATCAAGATTCATGCCCACGGCGCTGAATACTGGGAAAGTGACGGCAAGCTCCAGACGCTGTTCAAGATGGCCAGGAGCGCTGTCACTGGCAAGACCAACCCGACAGGCAAAAACGAAACTATTGCGCTGTAA
- a CDS encoding OmpH family outer membrane protein — translation MNRILILLPLALLATVPNAQQSKSRVAFVNVQAAVKAMPGSATYLQLVAKTDADLKAKQKNIQALATKASASNTAANRQALNTAQQAYTKTQTQYAQRVAEAFKPLASKLNTTIAKVAKANGYSVVLDQRVAAQTNLVVYANDSATNLTNAVIKALK, via the coding sequence ATGAACCGAATTCTGATCCTCCTTCCGCTGGCCCTGCTGGCCACGGTTCCCAATGCTCAGCAGTCCAAGAGCCGCGTTGCATTCGTCAATGTTCAGGCTGCTGTCAAGGCGATGCCTGGCAGCGCCACGTACCTGCAACTGGTCGCCAAGACCGACGCTGATCTGAAGGCCAAGCAGAAGAACATTCAGGCCCTGGCCACCAAAGCGTCGGCCAGCAATACGGCAGCAAACCGGCAGGCCCTCAATACGGCCCAGCAGGCGTATACCAAGACCCAGACCCAGTATGCCCAGCGGGTTGCTGAAGCGTTCAAGCCCCTGGCCAGCAAGCTGAACACCACGATTGCCAAGGTGGCGAAGGCCAACGGTTACAGTGTGGTGCTTGATCAGCGTGTGGCGGCCCAGACAAATCTTGTGGTCTATGCCAACGACAGCGCAACGAACCTGACCAACGCGGTGATCAAAGCGTTGAAGTAA
- a CDS encoding MFS transporter, producing MTPHSPVAPKARTVLASPWVLSAFWFGTAFHWLMLLTLLMPAHIVKFVGEDQKGTYLGLLTAIGAVIALVVPPVVGAHSDRSGRRLPYLKLGVGVNLAGLAVMALAVTTLGGGHGFWIYVLGYLLVQFGNNYATAPYSALIPQLVPQEQRGRYSGVMGMLQAIAQLLGAASGFALGALGLPAMAAFALMAVVLLGAALITIRGVPEADQPAPVQSDAPVLSWQELFAYQPFLWVFVTRVMFALGQYSVQPFIQYYTADVLRQPNPVASSSIMLACIIVASIVSALVGGRISDRVGRKPVIYVAGSVMAGAALLLLVAPGFYVALLLALVFGLGYGAFSSVDWALGSDAMPSGRSFARDMGIWHVAFVAPQFVGAPQGKLLDWGNAQAENLGYTLVFGLAALFFILGVVLVRKVPETRHVHR from the coding sequence ATGACCCCTCACTCTCCTGTGGCGCCCAAGGCGCGAACAGTACTCGCGAGTCCGTGGGTCCTGTCGGCGTTCTGGTTTGGCACAGCCTTTCACTGGCTGATGCTGCTGACCCTCCTGATGCCCGCCCACATCGTGAAATTTGTAGGTGAGGATCAGAAGGGCACTTACCTCGGCCTGTTGACGGCCATCGGTGCAGTCATCGCACTGGTGGTGCCTCCTGTGGTCGGAGCCCACAGTGACCGCAGCGGCCGCCGCCTGCCTTATCTGAAGCTGGGCGTCGGGGTCAATCTGGCTGGCCTGGCTGTCATGGCCCTGGCCGTGACGACCCTGGGGGGTGGACACGGCTTCTGGATCTACGTTCTGGGCTACCTGCTGGTGCAGTTCGGAAACAACTATGCGACTGCGCCGTATTCAGCCCTCATCCCGCAACTGGTGCCGCAGGAACAGCGCGGACGCTACAGCGGTGTCATGGGCATGCTGCAGGCCATCGCGCAGTTACTGGGGGCAGCAAGCGGATTTGCACTGGGCGCGCTGGGCCTGCCAGCAATGGCAGCTTTCGCTCTGATGGCCGTGGTACTGCTGGGCGCTGCCCTGATCACGATTCGCGGCGTCCCCGAAGCAGATCAGCCTGCGCCAGTCCAGAGCGACGCCCCGGTTCTGTCGTGGCAGGAACTGTTCGCCTACCAGCCCTTTTTATGGGTCTTCGTGACCCGGGTGATGTTCGCCCTGGGGCAATATTCGGTGCAGCCATTTATCCAGTACTACACGGCGGACGTGCTCCGGCAGCCCAATCCGGTGGCCAGCAGCTCCATCATGCTGGCCTGCATTATCGTCGCCAGTATCGTGAGCGCTCTGGTCGGCGGGCGCATCAGTGACCGTGTCGGCCGCAAACCCGTCATCTACGTGGCTGGCAGTGTGATGGCTGGCGCCGCGCTGCTGCTGCTGGTGGCTCCGGGCTTCTATGTCGCGCTGTTGCTGGCTCTGGTGTTCGGGTTGGGCTATGGAGCTTTTTCCAGTGTGGACTGGGCGCTGGGCAGCGACGCCATGCCCAGTGGACGCAGCTTCGCACGCGATATGGGAATCTGGCATGTGGCGTTCGTCGCGCCTCAGTTCGTGGGCGCACCGCAGGGCAAACTCCTGGACTGGGGCAATGCTCAGGCAGAGAATCTGGGGTACACGCTGGTCTTCGGGCTGGCAGCTCTGTTCTTTATCCTGGGGGTCGTGCTGGTCCGCAAAGTGCCTGAAACACGCCACGTACACCGTTAG
- a CDS encoding OmpH family outer membrane protein: protein MKMNAKVLAPLAVVAAFGLGTVSPSAQTPAQKIGFVDVAKLISSHSGNKDIEDIQKKADAELGELDKQIKAIDAKGSAATPADKDKRTQLISTIQAKAKAYDTQLQPKVSVVEKAVDTAIGTAAKSNGFSIVMDRNVAARSGLVVYADDSTDLTAAAAKAVK, encoded by the coding sequence ATGAAGATGAACGCGAAAGTCCTTGCTCCCCTTGCTGTTGTTGCCGCTTTTGGGCTGGGCACCGTTTCCCCCAGTGCTCAGACTCCTGCTCAGAAAATTGGATTTGTTGATGTGGCCAAGCTGATTTCCAGCCACTCCGGCAACAAGGACATTGAGGACATCCAGAAGAAAGCCGATGCTGAACTGGGTGAACTCGACAAGCAGATCAAGGCCATCGACGCCAAGGGCAGTGCTGCCACGCCCGCCGACAAGGACAAGCGCACCCAGCTGATCTCGACCATTCAGGCCAAGGCCAAGGCCTACGACACCCAGCTGCAGCCCAAGGTTTCCGTCGTCGAGAAGGCTGTTGACACCGCCATCGGCACCGCTGCCAAGAGCAACGGCTTCAGCATCGTGATGGACCGCAACGTTGCGGCCCGCAGCGGCCTGGTCGTCTACGCCGATGACAGCACGGATCTCACCGCCGCAGCAGCCAAGGCTGTCAAGTAA